AACGAAGTCTGAGAAAGTAAAGCGTCGAATCGAGTTAAGAGGAGAAAAAAAAAACGTTATCAGTTCTGGTCTCCCATCGTTTTTATAAAGAGATAAGCTACGAAAAAGGAAAATTTAAATACGCACAATTGACCATTATGCCCCTGTTCAGGCCTAGTCTTTAATTCAAAACAATTTGTGATTTCTGTTTGTAGTGTCTCTATATATAATTATACTAGTTAACATTATATATATAAATTATTTTATGTATTAAATATTTTTACATATTATAAAATAATAAATATATATTAAATAATTAAAAATCAGTAACTATTAAAAATATAATTAAATTAGTGCAAACATATAAATCAATTGTATTAATCCAATTTTTTTTTTATTTGATAGGATATGTTATTAAATTTAAATGATACTAACATAGATAATATATTTTAGTATATTTTTAATATTAATGTCTATTAAATGATGAAATCCTAAACCCCACCCTTTAACTCTAAACTCTAAGTTTGTGACTTTTGATAAAACATTAAGTGCTATTTTTGTGACTTTTGACCTTGAATGCTAGTTTGTGAACTAAGTTGTCAATGATCGTTCAAAATTTTTATCAANNNNNNNNNNNNNNNNNNNNNNNNNNNNNNNNNNNNNNNNNNNNNNNNNNNNNNNNNNNNNNNNNNNNNNNNNNNNNNNNNNNNNNNNNNNNNNNNNNNNNNNNNNNNNNNNNNNNNNNNNNNNNNNNNNNNNNNNNNNNNNNNNNNNNNNNNNNTCATAAAATTTGATTTGTGAGACTTTTAACAGTTTTAGTAATTTATAGTCGTTTGTAAAAATTCAAAATATAACATATACATAAAAATCTAAATTTTTATTATATGGTTATTGTGGTTGTTTAATTTATTTAATAGCTTAAAATTAAACAAATATGATAGAAGATACACTATTTTTTTTATCAAATCTTTATTATTCAAAATCATTAATTGCCATATATACTTTAGCTACATTAGGCAATTCCGTAAATTTTATTTAAGGAAATAATAAAAGACATTAATGATGAATTTATTGTTAGTTTAATAAAAAGCTTATTATATAATTAGATGGACCAACATATTTCTCTAAGTGATGACATGTGGCTACAAAATTAAGTTGTAATGCTTCTCAAATAATATATAGGGGATAGTATACCGTCTATGGCATTAAACCTGAAAACTGCATTAGAGGAACAAAGGAAAAACTACTACACAAATTCCTACTGTCACCATGTCACGACCAAAAAATAATGAAAACCTAAAAAAGCAAATTTGTTCTTTTTCAGTAGTGTTGTTGATGAGACATGAGATTGGTATTACGTTGATGACTTAACAAAGAAGTTTTCTCAACATGTCTCAAAAGAATCCTATAAATCTTGTTCCTCACTCTACCACAAGCCTCTCTTTCAGACTCTGTCATCATCATCACCACTTCCTCTTCTTCTTGTTCCTCCTCTTCTCCTTTAAACATAGTGTCTAACCAATCACTCACTCGCTTTATCTGATACATTGTTTCCCCTACTTGCTGACTACTCATCTCTCTCCACTTTGTTACGTTACTGATCTCATCTAAATACTTCTCAACACGACTCAAGTACCACCTTCTTCCTTCTTCCTTTACCAAGTTTCTGAGTTCTCTTGCTGCTCTGCTTAACCTCTCCTTTCTCTCTCCCGACGCCATGTCTCTTTCCCTTGTGTTGTCTTCACGGTTATTGGTTTCTTGAGCGATTAGGGTAAAACTCTTTCTCGCGGGACTCTGCTTAGGCTTACTTGCGGGTAAAGAAACCGGTTTGAGATCCGTAGCTAAAGCTGATTTGATCCACTGAGTCGCCTTTTCGCGTCTTTCCTCTCCCGTTCTTGAGTTGCAATGCTCTGTTTCTTCAGTTGATAATGATTTTATGATTAGCCTGCTCTTGCTTAACTCATCTTGGAAACTCAAGAACTCTCCTATAGGTGGCTGTTGATTATGATGGTGTTGATTTCTCTTGTCTGAAAGCTCCGAATATGACCTAAACATATCATTTTGAGTGAGAACATTGCTTGAGGAAGAAGTTACATTTACTTGTAGCACATACCTTAGACATTTGAGCAATCTTTCAGCAGCTGAAGCCTCTAACAAAGCTTGAGACGCAGCGCGAATAGCCTTATCTCTCTGCCTCAGAATCTCCTGCCAAAATATATAGTTTAAGTTTCATTCAAACTTGTTTCTTGATCAACAAGTTATCTGCATTACCTTTCCTAGGTTTGCAACTCTGGGAGGAAGTGAGTTCCAGAGAATCTCTGTCTCTGTCCAGCTTCTTTTCCTCGATATCGAATCCGAGGATTCTAGGGTATTGCTTCTAGGTGGAAAAAGAAGGTTCTTGCTCTTACTTCTTCCACTTCCATAGCTTAAACTCTTAGCCCATTTTGGAGATGGTGAAACAACACTATCTCTTCTTCTTGTTCTACTACTTGACTTCTCCTCTATCACTCCACAGCTCCTCACAGAAGGAGAGGGAGAAGCCTGAAAAAAAGATACAATCAGCAAAATGTCAAATTCGGGTTTATTACATGCTTCCAACTTAAAAAAATTAGTGATAATTGGATTGACCCTAACCCTTAAGATACATTATCCCTAATACATTTCTATAAAACTTACAGCAGGATAACTTCGAGTTCTTGAAACATGTAATCTCATGTCATGAACATGACTCTTAACCATAGATGGATCTAATGAATCTCTTCTCTTTCTAGCATCACCCAAACCCATCCAACTTCTTCTCCTAGCTGCTGAAGACAAAGAAGAAGAGCAATTTGAAACCATTGACTCTGTATCATCCCTCTCCTCCATTACACTCGAGAGATTCTTCAACAACCCAAAATCTGTAACATTCATCTCGGAGACGCTTGAGCTGCTCCATCTCGTCCTTCTCGGCCTCTTCACTTGTTCATCATAGCTTTCCTCTGTATCAGACAGGCTTGCACAGAACTTCTCTATACGTTCTTTAGGGATCAGGTCGATAGGTTCACCGGTGCAAGCCCTTCGACCTGGTGTTGGTCTGATGCCTTTGATCATAGGAACCGGATAAGCAAACTCAAGCTTCTCGACGAATATCAACTGACCTATCTGTAACTTGTCGTAGAGGACAAGGTCGTTCTCTTCTCTCGGCAAGGAGGCGTACATTGAATGCGATGAGTCTGAGATTCTCAAGAAGAAGCCTTTGTTTGGCCATAACCCTCCAGCTGCTAGGACGGGGATTATGCTTCTTATCTGAAGCAAAACTGGTCTTTGATCAACGTTTCTTCGCGCTTTTCCTACACCCATTTCCTCTAGAAGCTTGAATAGAACACCTGATCTCAGTTCTGCCATTGGTAGAAAAAATGGCTGTTGGGAGATTTGTGTGAGAAGAAACAGAGAGAGATAGAAAGGAGAAAGAAGGGTGTGTTTCTCAATCTGCTGCATGCAGACAAGAACAAGATTGGTGGAATGTAATGTGTTCTGAGGTTTGATTCTGATTGGAACGGAGAAAGAGGTTTGTTTTTTGGGGAAATCCTTCACTGGTTTTGTGATAAAATGCCCTATGTGGATCTTTTTTGTTCCGTGAGTGCCAAGCAATCAACAGATGTTTTCTCTGTTTTTAGTCATTGCATTGTTTTTGACAGTTCTCTTTTACTATTATTGGGAATTATTTTCATTGAATACAATAAGTCAGTTAAACCAAAACAAACAATTTGTCTTCTTTTATTTTCACTGAAAGTTTATTAGAAGATTGAAACAAAAGATACAAACCAAAGCTGGAAAGGATTAACATCCTTCCAGAAGTGAAGCCGGACATGATTAATATCCTTCCAGAAGTGAAGCCGGCGAGTACGAACATCCCGAAGATAAGAAGTCCAAACAAGGGAAACATAAACAGAACGATCTTACAAAAGCAAGAACAACAAACAAAGGATCTAAAATATTATAGGCTAAAAGACCTAAGGATACAAAACCAAAGCTGAAAGCAACAAACAATTTGTCTATTCTGTTTGATTTGTATAATACATTAATATAATAAATAAATAAAATAAATTAATAACATTTACTTGTACTGAAACTTGTTACATAGAATGATCTTATAATTTTTTTTTTTTTTTT
The DNA window shown above is from Brassica oleracea var. oleracea cultivar TO1000 chromosome C3, BOL, whole genome shotgun sequence and carries:
- the LOC106330306 gene encoding uncharacterized protein LOC106330306, encoding MQQIEKHTLLSPFYLSLFLLTQISQQPFFLPMAELRSGVLFKLLEEMGVGKARRNVDQRPVLLQIRSIIPVLAAGGLWPNKGFFLRISDSSHSMYASLPREENDLVLYDKLQIGQLIFVEKLEFAYPVPMIKGIRPTPGRRACTGEPIDLIPKERIEKFCASLSDTEESYDEQVKRPRRTRWSSSSVSEMNVTDFGLLKNLSSVMEERDDTESMVSNCSSSLSSAARRRSWMGLGDARKRRDSLDPSMVKSHVHDMRLHVSRTRSYPAASPSPSVRSCGVIEEKSSSRTRRRDSVVSPSPKWAKSLSYGSGRSKSKNLLFPPRSNTLESSDSISRKRSWTETEILWNSLPPRVANLGKEILRQRDKAIRAASQALLEASAAERLLKCLRSYSELSDKRNQHHHNQQPPIGEFLSFQDELSKSRLIIKSLSTEETEHCNSRTGEERREKATQWIKSALATDLKPVSLPASKPKQSPARKSFTLIAQETNNREDNTRERDMASGERKERLSRAARELRNLVKEEGRRWYLSRVEKYLDEISNVTKWREMSSQQVGETMYQIKRVSDWLDTMFKGEEEEQEEEEVVMMMTESEREACGRVRNKIYRILLRHVEKTSLLSHQRNTNLMSHQQHY